The following proteins come from a genomic window of Edaphobacter sp. 4G125:
- a CDS encoding ThuA domain-containing protein, producing the protein MRQLLRSPRFRRGELVLSIAAMFAVSCFQAMAQSGNALSTAELKEKTLPSPPRKQSIQDGVQIQKPQLEDYVAMLDNLPSKAYAKPKKARKVLVLAHASGFVHSSIPLAAETVKELGEKTGAWSTTITYDPAQITAENLAGYDAIFLDNTTLGFLDDPKDPVATEARKKALLEFVREGKGLAGIHAAGDSYHTSGPAPTGTWPDFDIMIGGYFKFHWVYPQEITVKIDDPKSPLNQMFHGPFTIHDEIYTFAQDSFSRKRVHVLTSVDYAKMSDADKAKEPAATKRTDGDYALSWIRHEQKGRVFYMALGHSEHIYAMTPIMEHLLAGIQYALGDLPANDSPSEK; encoded by the coding sequence ATGAGACAACTGTTGCGGTCCCCTCGTTTTCGCAGGGGAGAACTGGTCCTATCGATTGCTGCCATGTTTGCCGTGAGCTGCTTCCAGGCGATGGCGCAGAGCGGGAATGCCTTGTCAACGGCAGAACTGAAGGAGAAGACTCTTCCGAGTCCTCCACGGAAGCAGAGCATTCAGGATGGCGTGCAGATCCAGAAGCCGCAGCTTGAAGACTACGTTGCCATGCTGGACAACCTGCCGTCGAAAGCATATGCAAAGCCGAAGAAGGCCCGTAAGGTACTGGTGCTGGCGCATGCGTCCGGCTTTGTGCACTCATCGATTCCGCTGGCCGCCGAGACGGTGAAGGAGCTCGGCGAAAAGACAGGTGCATGGTCCACAACGATTACCTACGACCCCGCACAGATTACCGCCGAAAACCTTGCAGGGTATGACGCAATCTTCCTCGACAATACGACGCTGGGCTTTCTGGACGATCCAAAGGATCCGGTTGCAACCGAGGCGCGCAAGAAGGCACTGCTCGAATTCGTACGCGAAGGCAAGGGACTGGCAGGTATCCACGCTGCTGGCGACAGCTATCACACGTCGGGGCCTGCGCCTACGGGCACATGGCCGGACTTCGACATCATGATCGGCGGTTATTTCAAATTCCACTGGGTTTATCCGCAGGAAATTACGGTCAAGATCGACGATCCCAAGAGCCCGTTGAACCAGATGTTTCATGGGCCATTTACGATCCACGACGAGATCTACACCTTCGCGCAAGACTCGTTCTCGCGGAAGCGGGTTCATGTGCTGACTAGTGTCGACTATGCAAAGATGAGCGATGCCGACAAGGCAAAGGAACCGGCGGCGACGAAGCGCACCGATGGCGACTACGCTCTCAGCTGGATTCGGCATGAGCAGAAAGGACGTGTTTTCTATATGGCGCTCGGCCATAGCGAACACATCTATGCCATGACGCCCATCATGGAGCATCTGCTGGCCGGGATTCAGTATGCGTTAGGAGACTTGCCCGCAAACGATAGCCCCAGCGAAAAGTAG
- a CDS encoding GntR family transcriptional regulator — translation MATPYQSDSSEFSFRLDSRSGVPVYRQLIDQVQAAIAIGALRIGQQLPTVRRVAVDLAINPNTVARAYREMELLGVLDTQQGTGTFVAERQVQYSKDERKRQLTQMVTEFVARAGAAGIKVDELLEALRQVSSEARSRK, via the coding sequence ATGGCAACACCCTATCAGTCCGATAGCTCCGAGTTCAGTTTTCGTCTGGATTCGCGCAGTGGTGTGCCAGTCTATCGACAATTGATCGACCAGGTTCAGGCGGCGATTGCGATTGGAGCTCTGCGGATTGGTCAGCAACTGCCGACCGTTCGCCGCGTGGCTGTCGATCTTGCGATCAATCCAAATACAGTAGCTCGCGCCTATCGGGAGATGGAATTACTTGGGGTCCTCGACACACAGCAGGGGACAGGTACTTTCGTGGCGGAGCGTCAGGTGCAGTACTCGAAGGACGAACGAAAGCGTCAGCTTACGCAGATGGTGACGGAGTTTGTCGCCCGTGCAGGTGCGGCAGGCATCAAGGTCGACGAGCTTCTCGAGGCTCTTCGACAGGTTTCATCAGAAGCTCGAAGCAGGAAGTAA
- a CDS encoding slipin family protein, which yields MFRRNQFSNVGLLVFCASLLLGILVARATSSPLPIVAGAIVGVYFLFAIKIVNQWEKVAVLRFGHYRGLRGPGLVLIIPVLETLSRVVDQRVRVSTVSAESTLTRDTVPVNVDAIVFWLVWNPEKAILEVEDFAQAIGLSSQTALRESIGRHQLAQMITERETLGHELQRILDEKTTPWGITVQSVEIRDVRIPQTLENAMSQQAQAERERQARVILGDAEVQVSEKFAEAARVYNDNPGALHLRGMNMLYESMREKGSMVVVPSSAIESMGLGATLGLTAVAKQS from the coding sequence GTGTTCCGTCGCAATCAGTTCAGTAACGTCGGTCTGCTGGTCTTTTGTGCGTCATTACTGCTCGGTATTCTCGTCGCTCGTGCAACGAGCTCACCTCTTCCTATCGTGGCAGGGGCGATTGTGGGTGTTTACTTCCTCTTTGCTATAAAAATCGTCAACCAGTGGGAAAAAGTTGCAGTGCTTCGTTTCGGACACTATAGAGGCCTGCGAGGACCAGGGCTTGTACTCATCATTCCCGTACTGGAGACGCTGAGCCGGGTGGTCGATCAACGAGTTCGTGTCAGTACGGTCAGTGCAGAGTCGACACTTACACGCGATACCGTGCCGGTGAATGTAGACGCGATCGTCTTCTGGCTCGTTTGGAATCCCGAGAAAGCCATTCTTGAAGTGGAAGATTTTGCGCAAGCCATTGGCCTTAGCTCGCAGACGGCATTGCGGGAGTCGATAGGACGTCATCAACTGGCGCAGATGATTACTGAGCGCGAGACGCTGGGCCACGAACTGCAGAGGATTCTCGATGAGAAGACGACTCCCTGGGGAATTACGGTGCAGTCAGTTGAGATTCGTGATGTTCGCATTCCGCAGACGCTTGAGAATGCCATGTCGCAACAGGCGCAAGCGGAGCGCGAACGACAGGCGCGAGTGATTCTTGGAGACGCAGAGGTGCAGGTATCGGAGAAGTTTGCGGAGGCGGCACGCGTTTACAACGACAATCCGGGAGCGTTGCATCTGCGTGGCATGAACATGCTGTACGAGTCGATGCGTGAGAAGGGATCGATGGTGGTCGTGCCTTCTTCGGCAATTGAGAGTATGGGGTTGGGAGCAACGTTGGGCCTGACGGCGGTAGCGAAGCAGTCATAG
- the tldD gene encoding metalloprotease TldD: MTIPTPDHKRYFTDKLGVSERLMERCLAEALSAGGDYADLYFESVTSTSLGIDESIVKTAAQGVSLGCGVRVLSGERTGYAYTDDLSSAALLKAARTAALIASGPAKELMQGFRHTEGDSLYPITGATADAEIAQKLQLIQRADAAARAYDSRITQVRASFSDELRRILVAASDGTFASDTQPLSRLNIFVLAKDGANTARGTSGGGGRITMDFFEDDKSPEHFAREAARTAILQLGAVDAPAGEMEVVLGPGWPGVLLHEAVGHGLEADFNRKKTSAFAGLIGQQVASPKVTVVDNGRLPNRRGSINVDDEGNPTQENVLIENGILKGYLSDKLSAKLMNMPNTGSGRRESYHHIPMPRMTNTYMLNGDDMPEDIIKSVKRGLYAVNFGGGQVDITNGKFVFSASEAYLIEDGKVTRPVKGATLIGNGPEALKYVSMVGNDLALDEGIGTCGKSGQSVPVGVGMPTIKLDKMTVGGTS; the protein is encoded by the coding sequence ATGACTATTCCTACCCCCGACCACAAGCGCTACTTCACCGATAAGCTTGGCGTCTCTGAGCGTCTTATGGAGCGCTGCCTCGCCGAGGCCCTCTCCGCCGGGGGCGACTACGCCGACCTCTACTTCGAGTCCGTCACTTCCACCTCGCTCGGCATCGACGAGTCCATCGTCAAGACTGCTGCCCAGGGAGTCTCGCTCGGCTGCGGTGTCCGCGTCCTCTCCGGAGAGCGCACTGGCTATGCCTACACCGACGATCTTTCCTCTGCGGCGCTTCTCAAAGCTGCACGTACCGCGGCCCTTATCGCCAGCGGCCCCGCGAAAGAACTGATGCAGGGGTTCCGCCACACTGAAGGGGACTCGCTCTACCCCATCACCGGAGCCACCGCCGACGCAGAGATCGCCCAAAAGCTCCAGCTCATCCAGCGTGCCGACGCCGCTGCCCGCGCTTACGATTCGCGCATTACGCAGGTCCGCGCCAGCTTTTCCGACGAGTTGCGCCGCATCCTCGTCGCTGCTTCGGACGGCACCTTCGCCAGCGATACGCAGCCGCTTTCGCGCTTAAACATCTTTGTCCTCGCCAAGGACGGTGCCAACACTGCCCGCGGAACCAGCGGCGGCGGCGGACGTATCACCATGGACTTCTTCGAAGACGACAAATCGCCTGAGCACTTCGCCCGCGAGGCGGCACGCACCGCCATCCTTCAACTTGGAGCCGTCGATGCCCCCGCCGGCGAGATGGAAGTCGTCCTCGGTCCCGGCTGGCCCGGCGTTCTTCTGCACGAAGCAGTCGGCCACGGCCTCGAGGCTGACTTCAACCGTAAGAAGACCTCGGCCTTCGCCGGACTCATCGGACAGCAGGTTGCCAGTCCCAAAGTCACGGTCGTCGACAACGGCCGTCTTCCCAATCGCCGCGGCTCCATTAACGTCGACGATGAGGGCAATCCCACCCAGGAGAACGTCCTCATCGAGAACGGCATCCTCAAGGGCTACCTCTCCGACAAGCTCTCCGCCAAGCTGATGAACATGCCCAACACCGGCAGCGGACGCCGCGAGAGCTATCATCACATCCCCATGCCGCGCATGACCAACACCTACATGCTCAACGGTGACGACATGCCAGAGGACATTATCAAGTCCGTAAAACGCGGTCTCTACGCCGTCAACTTCGGCGGCGGACAGGTCGACATCACCAACGGCAAGTTCGTCTTCTCCGCCAGCGAGGCCTACTTGATTGAAGACGGCAAGGTCACTCGCCCTGTCAAAGGCGCGACACTCATCGGCAACGGCCCCGAAGCTCTCAAATACGTCTCCATGGTCGGCAACGACCTCGCTTTAGATGAAGGAATCGGAACCTGCGGTAAGTCCGGCCAGTCCGTACCCGTAGGTGTAGGCATGCCAACGATCAAGCTCGACAAGATGACCGTTGGCGGAACGTCCTAG
- a CDS encoding VWA domain-containing protein encodes MLARTVAALTSFLFFSAVQAQTTAPAQAPTLSTRSTLVLVPALVRNKAGELVYTLSAEDFTLTDDGIPQKLTLEQDTGGEPLALVVILEVGGAGAREFNKFASIAPPMSPMLESIIGNVPHKVAVVTFDSHPDLLQDFTPDIDTAATALETLTPGCTRQHHLENCASSQAIHNVPLGDNGAAILDSIGFAVDLLRKQPLEYRRAILLISETLDRGSQTSIDDAIRAVSDTNTTIYSIAFSTGKSEAKHYGSRELPITAAGTLGENPNPNPPHGCMGKDPNPDPDATHNKAIQAYDCATQLLPPLALAKMAAIMVSDGLKRNIPETVANLTGGEYFKLTNAKNLDRDLVTISNHIPNRYILSFQPQSPHPGLHALDLRLKNYSDLHITARNGYWADPAQ; translated from the coding sequence ATGCTGGCTCGTACCGTTGCTGCGCTGACTTCTTTTCTGTTCTTCTCCGCAGTACAGGCGCAGACTACTGCGCCTGCTCAGGCCCCTACACTCAGCACCCGTTCCACACTCGTCCTTGTTCCTGCACTGGTGCGCAATAAAGCGGGCGAGCTGGTCTATACCCTCTCTGCAGAGGATTTCACTTTAACCGATGATGGAATCCCACAAAAGCTCACACTCGAGCAGGACACTGGGGGCGAACCCCTGGCTCTTGTCGTCATCCTTGAGGTCGGAGGTGCAGGAGCTCGCGAGTTCAATAAATTCGCCTCCATCGCTCCTCCAATGTCTCCCATGCTCGAATCCATCATCGGCAATGTTCCTCATAAGGTCGCCGTTGTCACCTTCGACAGCCATCCAGACCTTTTGCAGGACTTTACTCCCGACATCGATACCGCCGCTACCGCGCTCGAGACGCTAACTCCTGGATGCACTCGACAGCATCATCTTGAAAACTGCGCTTCGTCCCAGGCAATCCATAACGTTCCACTCGGCGATAACGGAGCTGCGATCCTCGACAGCATCGGCTTTGCCGTTGATCTTTTGCGAAAACAACCCCTCGAGTATCGCCGGGCGATTCTGCTCATCAGCGAAACGCTGGATCGAGGCAGCCAGACCAGCATCGACGATGCAATCCGCGCCGTCAGCGATACCAACACCACCATCTACAGCATCGCCTTTTCCACCGGAAAATCCGAGGCCAAACACTACGGCTCGCGCGAACTCCCCATAACGGCGGCAGGTACCCTGGGGGAGAATCCCAACCCCAATCCTCCTCATGGCTGCATGGGCAAAGACCCCAACCCCGATCCCGACGCCACCCACAACAAAGCGATTCAAGCCTATGACTGCGCCACACAGCTCTTGCCGCCTCTTGCCCTTGCAAAGATGGCGGCGATCATGGTCTCCGATGGACTCAAACGGAACATTCCCGAAACCGTCGCAAACCTGACCGGAGGAGAGTACTTCAAACTGACGAACGCCAAAAATCTTGATCGCGATCTGGTGACCATCTCTAACCACATCCCCAATCGCTACATCCTCAGCTTCCAGCCGCAATCGCCCCATCCTGGGCTGCATGCCCTCGATCTGCGGCTAAAAAACTATTCTGATCTTCATATCACCGCTCGTAACGGCTATTGGGCCGACCCCGCCCAGTAG
- a CDS encoding fosfomycin resistance glutathione transferase yields the protein MIKGINHITLAVRDLEVSFRFYAEILGMTPRARWYKGAYLEAGGNWICLSLDETTRNSALPEYTHLAFTVEVAEFSAMVEQLQAAGVQRWQENRSPGESFYFLDPNGHKLEIHISNLQDRLKVLVDRPPKDLILFPAT from the coding sequence ATGATTAAAGGGATTAATCACATTACGCTTGCCGTGCGCGATTTGGAGGTTTCGTTCCGGTTCTATGCAGAGATTTTGGGAATGACCCCGCGAGCAAGGTGGTACAAGGGAGCATATCTGGAGGCGGGCGGGAACTGGATCTGTCTCAGTCTGGATGAGACGACACGAAACAGCGCTCTACCGGAATACACGCATCTTGCCTTTACGGTCGAGGTCGCTGAATTTTCAGCGATGGTGGAGCAGCTGCAAGCGGCAGGCGTGCAGCGCTGGCAGGAGAACAGAAGTCCTGGGGAGTCGTTTTATTTTCTTGACCCCAACGGGCACAAGCTGGAGATTCATATTTCGAACCTGCAAGACCGGTTGAAGGTGTTGGTAGACAGACCGCCGAAGGATTTGATTCTGTTTCCTGCTACGTGA
- a CDS encoding ATP-binding protein — MTDLLIERLKQHRILGPAPVHELEWLVKHGILRSLETGELVSHKGQPVEGMYVLFSGRLALFVDRGAGPVKLVEFQPGDVTGLLPYSRLVNAPGNSIVQERLEMLELHRDHIPEMIRECFGITSILVHQMVDRAKLFTSTELQNEKMVSMGKLSAGLAHELGNPAAAIERSVCLLIDRLEDCEVAMRELQTARLSNSQLAAADTFREACLARKNKSPRSTIEQVDREEAISDWLSKKDLNVSSAPALAETDATLDALNALATEVSGTALNAVIRSTASRLAIRSLASEAQGCSTRMSTLVRAIKGFTHMDQAMISDRLNPGTGIHDTVMVLNAKAIERSVKVELELEPDLPQISGFTGELNQIWGILLDNALDAAPAGGCVKLIARHEGQRLVVRVIDNGPGIPAEIQSRIFDPFFTTKPMGQGTGLGLDIAQRLVRHNDGAIEFDSVPGRTEFRISLPINDR, encoded by the coding sequence ATGACTGATCTTCTTATTGAACGCTTAAAGCAGCACAGAATACTGGGTCCGGCTCCGGTACATGAGCTGGAGTGGCTGGTAAAGCACGGAATTCTTCGCAGTCTTGAGACGGGTGAGCTGGTGTCGCACAAAGGGCAGCCAGTCGAAGGGATGTATGTTCTCTTTTCCGGGCGGCTTGCGTTGTTCGTCGACCGAGGCGCCGGACCGGTAAAACTGGTTGAGTTTCAGCCTGGCGATGTCACAGGTCTGCTTCCGTACTCCCGTCTGGTGAATGCGCCGGGAAACTCGATCGTGCAGGAGCGGCTGGAGATGCTCGAGCTGCATCGTGATCACATTCCAGAGATGATTCGTGAGTGCTTTGGAATCACGTCGATCTTGGTGCATCAAATGGTGGATCGCGCAAAGCTGTTTACCTCCACTGAGCTGCAGAACGAGAAAATGGTCTCGATGGGAAAGCTATCGGCGGGGCTTGCCCACGAGTTGGGGAATCCAGCCGCTGCAATCGAACGCAGCGTGTGTCTGTTGATCGACCGGCTCGAGGATTGTGAAGTCGCGATGCGGGAACTGCAGACGGCGAGGCTGTCGAACAGTCAATTGGCGGCCGCGGATACATTTCGCGAGGCATGCCTTGCGCGGAAGAACAAATCGCCACGATCCACCATAGAACAGGTGGATCGCGAAGAAGCTATCTCCGACTGGCTGAGTAAAAAAGACCTGAATGTTTCAAGCGCCCCAGCACTGGCTGAGACCGATGCCACGCTGGACGCGCTGAATGCACTGGCTACAGAGGTATCTGGAACCGCATTGAATGCGGTAATCCGATCGACGGCTTCACGGCTGGCGATTCGTAGCTTGGCATCGGAAGCCCAAGGCTGTTCGACACGCATGTCGACACTGGTAAGAGCGATCAAGGGCTTTACGCATATGGACCAGGCAATGATTTCAGATCGTTTGAATCCCGGCACAGGCATACATGACACCGTGATGGTGTTAAACGCGAAGGCTATTGAAAGATCGGTAAAAGTAGAGCTTGAATTGGAGCCTGATCTGCCACAAATTTCAGGGTTCACTGGTGAGCTAAACCAGATATGGGGCATCCTGCTCGATAACGCGCTGGATGCAGCACCCGCAGGAGGGTGTGTCAAATTGATCGCGCGACACGAGGGGCAACGGCTGGTGGTACGCGTGATCGACAATGGACCCGGCATTCCGGCCGAAATTCAATCCCGCATCTTCGACCCCTTTTTTACGACGAAGCCGATGGGACAGGGCACAGGATTGGGGCTGGATATTGCGCAGCGACTGGTACGGCATAACGATGGCGCAATCGAATTCGATTCTGTACCAGGACGAACAGAGTTTCGAATCTCTCTGCCAATAAACGACCGTTGA
- a CDS encoding PadR family transcriptional regulator, with protein MSAKQTNLLQGTLDLLILKALGPGELHGLGISRRIEQITHGTFFVKPGSLFPALHRMEEAGWLSSSWGDSENNRRAKFYQLTRTGKKQLEVETEQWSRVALAMANALKAT; from the coding sequence GTGAGTGCGAAACAGACCAATCTTCTTCAAGGCACCCTCGATCTTCTGATCCTCAAGGCCCTTGGCCCCGGCGAGCTTCACGGCCTGGGAATCTCCCGTCGCATCGAGCAGATCACGCACGGGACCTTCTTCGTCAAACCGGGTTCCCTGTTCCCCGCCCTTCACCGCATGGAAGAAGCTGGCTGGCTCAGCTCCTCCTGGGGCGACTCAGAAAATAACCGCCGCGCGAAGTTTTACCAGCTCACCAGGACCGGGAAAAAGCAGCTCGAGGTAGAGACCGAACAATGGTCCCGTGTCGCTCTGGCCATGGCCAATGCATTGAAAGCAACCTAA